The Streptococcus downei MFe28 DNA window GAATAGGAAAGTGAATTTTTGAAAGATGGGAATTAAATTTTGGGACGTTTTCGTTTTAATCCAAGAGAATTTCGTTTGGGGATGTGGACCTTTAAAACAGGATTGGCAGTATTTTTAATTTTAACCCTCTTTTCTCTTCTGGGCTTTGAAGGTCTGCAAATTGGTTGTTTAACTGCGGTCTTTAGCCTGAGAGAAAACTTTGATAAGAGCCTCCATTTTGGAACATCTAGAATTGTCGGTAATACTATTGGTGGGGTCTACTCTCTTATTTTCTTTGGGATTAGTGAACTCTTCAATAGGCCCCTCTGGGTCACCCTAGTTTTTGTTCCTATTTTTACCATGCTGACCATCATGACAAATGTCGCAATGAATAACAAGACAGGAATTATCGGAGCAGTAGCGGCTCTCTTGATTATTACCCTGTCTATTCCAGAAGGGGATACCTTTATCTATACCCTAGCCCGGATTTTTGAAACTTTTATCGGTGTCTTTGTGGCGACTCTGGTCAATGCGGACATTGATCGCATTGGGGAACATTTTGCAAAAAGAATGGCTAAGAAAGACTAGTTTTGCTAGTCTTTTTTTGTATACTGGGTATGTTGTACATTTCAGGTGAAAACCCCTCTAAGTATTTGTTGCCGATTATTCTTCTCTTGATTTTATCCTTAATCCGAATTTGCAGAAATC harbors:
- a CDS encoding FUSC family protein; this encodes MWTFKTGLAVFLILTLFSLLGFEGLQIGCLTAVFSLRENFDKSLHFGTSRIVGNTIGGVYSLIFFGISELFNRPLWVTLVFVPIFTMLTIMTNVAMNNKTGIIGAVAALLIITLSIPEGDTFIYTLARIFETFIGVFVATLVNADIDRIGEHFAKRMAKKD